A section of the Solitalea canadensis DSM 3403 genome encodes:
- a CDS encoding toxin-antitoxin system YwqK family antitoxin, with the protein MYRITLTLIGLVVALNTTQAQETYKLDHCDCNDKIVNTTPSLEGKFEREYKGKIIESGFFKNGKKDGEWNTYSTKGTLIRKINYTDGVLNGSSELFYQNGAKKLSASFVNGRQNGKWTYFTANSKVFIEGEYENGKPLGVWSIYDKKGKKPSVQYDYSSSQFLMNQPVAFHKDNEINRNDNTGEYYILRYPDRKEANGTSPLGGFIFSSDLLVDLIEVPVDYWDAYISYNYLIKFNITNDNISSFLVEPIQNYHENGTLIYPFIVSTDPESQLIKKEHTELSKKLLNFKINEAISFLPPWIFKDKTDVEVNLPYVINRIIRFN; encoded by the coding sequence ATGTATAGAATCACATTAACATTAATTGGATTAGTAGTAGCATTAAATACTACACAAGCACAGGAAACATATAAACTTGATCATTGTGATTGTAATGATAAAATAGTAAACACTACACCTTCTTTAGAAGGAAAGTTTGAAAGAGAGTATAAAGGGAAAATTATTGAATCAGGTTTCTTTAAAAACGGGAAGAAAGACGGTGAATGGAATACTTATAGCACGAAAGGTACATTAATACGGAAAATTAATTATACAGATGGGGTATTAAATGGAAGTAGTGAATTGTTTTATCAGAATGGTGCAAAGAAGCTTTCTGCTTCTTTTGTAAATGGCAGACAAAATGGTAAATGGACATATTTTACGGCAAATTCAAAAGTGTTTATTGAGGGAGAGTACGAAAATGGTAAACCTTTAGGAGTATGGAGTATTTATGATAAAAAAGGAAAGAAACCATCTGTGCAATATGATTACAGTTCATCGCAGTTTTTGATGAATCAGCCTGTTGCATTTCATAAAGACAATGAAATCAATAGGAACGATAATACGGGAGAATATTATATTCTAAGATATCCTGATAGAAAAGAAGCAAATGGAACATCACCTTTAGGTGGGTTTATTTTTTCGAGCGATTTGTTAGTTGATTTGATCGAAGTACCTGTTGATTATTGGGATGCATATATCAGTTATAATTATTTAATTAAATTCAACATCACTAATGATAATATTTCAAGTTTCCTTGTAGAACCTATCCAAAATTATCATGAAAATGGAACACTAATTTATCCTTTTATTGTAAGCACCGATCCTGAGTCTCAGCTTATAAAAAAAGAGCATACGGAGTTATCTAAGAAACTCTTGAATTTTAAGATAAATGAAGCAATTAGTTTTCTGCCTCCTTGGATATTTAAAGACAAAACCGATGTTGAAGTTAATTTGCCATACGTAATAAATAGAATTATCAGGTTTAATTGA
- a CDS encoding GNAT family N-acetyltransferase, whose product MENLNIHIRPFEQNEAIPYELLLLADPSKKMVDEYINDSLIYLAINENVITGVYALLPLNNHVAEIKNIAVHNVHQGKGIGKLLLESAIQVAKEKGFESLLIGTANSSVTQLYLYQKCGFEIVEIRKNFFLDNYNEPIFENGIQCKHMIVLIKNLNAKDE is encoded by the coding sequence ATGGAAAATCTCAATATCCACATACGACCATTCGAACAAAACGAGGCAATTCCTTATGAGTTACTTTTACTTGCCGATCCTTCCAAAAAAATGGTTGACGAATACATAAATGACTCATTAATCTATCTCGCAATAAATGAAAATGTGATAACCGGAGTTTATGCACTTTTACCTTTGAATAATCATGTTGCTGAAATAAAAAACATTGCTGTTCATAATGTCCATCAAGGCAAGGGAATAGGTAAGCTATTGTTGGAGAGTGCCATACAGGTTGCAAAAGAAAAAGGTTTTGAATCACTCTTAATCGGCACCGCCAATTCAAGTGTTACCCAGCTTTATTTATACCAGAAATGTGGATTTGAAATCGTTGAGATCAGAAAAAATTTCTTTTTGGATAATTACAACGAACCCATTTTTGAGAATGGAATACAGTGTAAACATATGATTGTGCTAATCAAAAATTTAAATGCTAAAGATGAGTAA
- a CDS encoding VOC family protein produces the protein MDKKKLLQGIDTVIVRVSDIEKAKEWYLHKLGLNSIYEDAQIGLVVVDTNGPTSLTLWKTEERIDSNKKSTSFPIFKTTDAKTLRQQLLDNAVNVTELNQDESIKYFQFYDPDGNVLEACETLEPM, from the coding sequence ATGGATAAAAAAAAACTACTTCAGGGAATTGATACAGTAATTGTTCGCGTATCCGATATCGAAAAAGCTAAAGAATGGTATCTACATAAATTAGGGTTGAATTCGATCTATGAAGATGCACAAATAGGTCTTGTAGTGGTAGACACCAATGGTCCGACGAGTTTGACATTATGGAAAACAGAAGAAAGAATAGACAGTAACAAGAAAAGTACTTCATTCCCAATTTTCAAAACCACTGATGCGAAAACCCTGCGTCAACAACTACTCGACAATGCGGTAAACGTAACTGAACTTAACCAGGACGAATCTATTAAGTATTTTCAATTCTATGATCCTGACGGAAATGTTTTGGAAGCTTGTGAAACACTGGAGCCTATGTGA
- a CDS encoding 3'-5' exoribonuclease, with translation MAYIMVDIESDGPIPGDYSMISLGAVLVNEQLDKTFFGKLKPISDKYLPEVLAMSGHTREETLTFDDPKKVMTEFKIWVGETCTDHPIFISDNNGFDWMFVCRYFHHFIGTNPFGFSSQNLGSLYKGLVKDTFKTFKHLRKTKHTHHPVDDAKGNAEALLTLKQDFDLNIKF, from the coding sequence ATGGCCTATATAATGGTGGATATCGAAAGCGACGGACCTATTCCCGGTGATTATTCAATGATCTCTTTGGGGGCGGTATTGGTCAACGAACAGCTTGATAAGACGTTTTTTGGAAAACTAAAACCTATTTCAGATAAATATCTACCGGAAGTGTTAGCGATGTCGGGACATACGAGAGAAGAAACGCTCACTTTTGACGATCCGAAAAAGGTAATGACAGAATTTAAGATTTGGGTGGGAGAAACTTGTACTGATCATCCAATATTTATCAGTGATAATAATGGTTTCGATTGGATGTTTGTCTGCAGGTATTTTCATCATTTTATCGGTACCAATCCGTTTGGTTTCAGTTCTCAAAATTTAGGGAGCTTATATAAAGGATTGGTAAAAGACACCTTCAAAACATTTAAACACCTGCGCAAAACTAAACATACACATCACCCGGTTGACGATGCAAAAGGTAATGCAGAAGCATTGCTTACACTGAAACAGGATTTTGATCTTAACATTAAGTTTTGA
- a CDS encoding DUF2199 domain-containing protein, which produces MTKSIEYICSCCGKEHEDWPALGFISPLHYNLLSEDDKQKIAELNSDFCIIRYPDQVDRFIRCTLTQKVIDHCEDLDYGLWVSLSENSFQDYLDNYTNENHKAKYFGWLCNHLPDYIFNDSIPTTVYIKTNNQRPEIVPHEDFDHPFVRDYHNGITKTEAERRIASMIESIEKEED; this is translated from the coding sequence ATGACAAAATCAATTGAATACATCTGTAGTTGTTGCGGAAAAGAACATGAGGACTGGCCTGCTCTAGGATTTATTTCTCCATTGCATTATAATCTATTATCAGAGGATGATAAACAAAAAATCGCAGAACTTAATAGCGACTTCTGCATTATTCGTTATCCTGATCAAGTAGATAGATTTATCAGATGTACTTTAACTCAGAAAGTAATAGATCATTGTGAAGACTTAGATTATGGCTTATGGGTTTCGCTAAGTGAGAATAGTTTTCAGGATTATTTAGATAATTATACTAATGAGAATCACAAGGCTAAGTATTTTGGGTGGCTTTGCAACCATTTGCCTGACTATATTTTTAACGATAGTATTCCGACCACAGTGTATATTAAGACAAATAATCAGCGACCAGAAATTGTGCCTCATGAAGATTTCGATCATCCATTTGTTCGTGACTACCATAACGGTATAACAAAAACAGAAGCCGAAAGGCGGATTGCATCAATGATAGAATCGATTGAAAAAGAAGAGGATTAA